CGGGCATGAGAGCGCGGCCGTGCTGACTTCGTGCTGGCAGTCGCGGCAGGCTGTGGTGGGCATTGCTGGCCAGCACGTGCTGATGGTTAGCGGGCGGCACTCTCAACCGGTGCGTGTGAATATACCTGGCTGACCCGCGGGTCCGCAGCCCTACCCCCGCGGCGGCAGGTCGGTTGGCCCCTCGGGGTCGGCCGCCGCCGTGGCGACGCCGTTCCCCTCGGCCTTGGCTTTGGCGTCGGTCTTGGAGTCCTCGGCCCCGGCCAGCTTGGCCAGGCTCTCGGGGATCTCCACGCCGCCGATGTCCTTCAGCACGCTCATCATCGGGGGCAGCGTGCCGGCCATGCCGTTGAGGAAGTCGGCCGTGCTGGTGCGGCCGTTCTTGCCGCCGTTCTCCCACACCACGACTTTGTCAAACTTGATGTTGCTGATCGCCTTGGCCGAGCTCTCGGCCAGGTTGTCCAGGTGCTCCAGCATCATCAGCTGGAACGCCTCGCGGGCGCCACCGCACGCTGCGACAATCTGCTTCAGGCCCTCGCCCTTCTTGGCCAGAATCTCGTACTCGCCGCGGGCCTGGGCCTCGAGGCGGGCGAAGATGGCGGCCGCCTCGCCCTGCGCTTCTAGGCGACGCTTCTCGGCCTCGGCCTCGGCCTCGACCACGATCCGCGCCTTCTCGGCCTTGGCGGGCGCCTCGAGCTCGGCCCGCTTCTCGGCCTCGACGCGCTCGGCCTCGGCCAGCGCGGCCTTGGCCATGGCGCGGTTCTGGATCTCGATGACGGCGGCCTCGGCCTCGCGTTTGCGGGCCTCGCCTCGTTCGTAGGCCTCGGCCCGCTCGACCAGCAGCGTGGCCTGCGACTTGGCGACCTTCGCCTCGGCGATGTTCTCGCCGTCGACCGCTGACGCGTTGGCCTCGGCCACGGCGACACGCTTCTCGCGTTCGGCGTCCTTGACCTGCATCTCGCGTTGGAAGTCGGCTGCGCGTTCGCCGACGGTCTGCTCCTTCTGCAGTTCCGCCAGTCGCACGGCCTGCTCCCGCTCAGCCTCGCGGGTGCCGATCTCACGCAGCTTGGTGGCGTTGGCCACCGAGACGACCTTCTCCCGCTCGGCGTCGGCGACGCGGATCTCGCCCCGCTTCTCCTCGTCGGCCACGTCGGCGCGGGCGGACTGGATCGCCTCGGCGGCCGCCTTGCGGCCGATAGCGTCGATGTAGCCCGACTCGTCGGTGATGTCGGTGATGTTGACGTTGATCAGCACGAGGCCGATCTTCTTCAGTTCCGGCTCGACCGAGTTCTGGATGTGCGAGAGGAAAGCGTCGCGGTCGCGGTTGATGTCCTCGATGCCCATCGAGGCGACCACCTGCCGCAGCTGGCCGAAGATGATCTCCTCGGCCTGTTTCCGGATGTCGTTGGTCGAAAGCTCCAGCAGGCGGATCGCGGCGTTGGTCATCACGTCGGGCGTGGTGCCCACGGCCACGGTAAACACGCTGGGCACGTTCACGCGGATGTTCTCGATCGACAACGCGCCCCGCAGCGGGATCTCGATCTGGATCGGGTCCAGGCTCAGGTAGCGGTAGTCCTGGATCAGCGGGATGACGAACGCCGCGCCGCCGTGCACGGTCTTGGCCGCCTGGCCCTTGCCGGTCTTACCGAAGATGACCAGCACCTGGTTGCTGGAGCAGCGTTTGTAGAACTTGGCGACGAAGATCAGCAGGCTGAGGAACAGGATCGCCGCCGCGACCACCATCGCCACCGCGAAGATGTGGGACGGGATGCCAAGGATATCGGCTAGTAGGATCGTGCTGGCGTTCATGAGCGTTTGCCTGTTGAGTTGGTGTGCGTTGCGGCGGACGACCCGCTGGTCAGACGCCGGCTTGGGTGGGGAAATGCAGGCGGGCGACTCGCACCCGATCGCCGTCGAGAACCTCGGTCACCACGATGTCTTCGCCGGTCGCCAGTCCTTCGGCCTCGTCGGTGATCGCTTCGTACTCCATGGTCCGGCCCTGGATCGTCAGCATCACCTTCCCCTGGCCGCCGGACGCGGCGGGCACGGGCACGTAGACCTGACCGGTCAGGCCGTGGGCGTTGCGGATGTCGACGTTGCCGCTGGTGCGCAGCTTGTAGAGTTGCTTCATCAGCCAGTAGATGACGTACATCGCGGCAAAGCCAAAGCCGCTCGCGACCAGGATGGTCGGTCCCGCCGACATGCCGGTGGACCGGGCCCACAGGCCGCTCAGCCCGAAGAATGTCAGCGCCGCCACGATCCCCTTGAGCGACAGCATCTGGAACAGCCAGACGGTGTCCGGGTGGTCGAAGTCGGCGTCCGCCGCGTCGCCCACGCTGGTGCGGTGGTCGCCGTCGACGCCCGCATCGGCCTCGACGTCCACGTCGGCGTCGAGGTCCGCGTCAAAGTCGTCGCTGAAACCGAGCAGCATCAACGCGAACTGGATCACCAGGACGGTGCCGCCAAACGCCGCGCAGATAATGAACAGCAGGTCCAACATGACGCACGCTCCGCCGGGTTCGTGCCCGGCCGATCCTGAGGGATGGTAGGAGAATCGCCCCGAGGCGATCGTCAGCAGCTATTCGCCGGGCCGCACGCCATCTTGCGAAGATTCCGCCGCCGACCGTGGGGGTGCATCTCGGTGAATCCTACTCTTTATCCACGCGCTGTCAAAAAACCGCACGCGGCGCCGTGGACCGCCGACCGCGACGGCCGGTTTACGGCCCAAACGGCGGCGGGCTGCCGCCGTTGACGATCGGCCGGGCGGCTCCGACAATGACGCCTATGACGAATCCCCTGAGCCCGACCCGTGTGGCCGCCGTGCTGGCGCTGACCCTTCTCGCGGCGACCGCGGACGCTGAAATCCCCAAGGTGGTCCTCTCCGCGCAGCACCAGGCGATGTGCCAGGTCGACGTCGGGGACGCGCTGCCCGCGCTGACGCTGACGGGCGACCAGGGGCAGGTTGAGCTCAAGAGCCTGCTCGGCAAGAAGGCGACCGTGGTCGCGGTGGTCGGCTACCAGCACTGGATGAACCCCGCCCTGCTGCAAGACCTGCCGGGCGACGTGCTCAAGCCCTACGGAGAGAAGGGCGTGGAAGTCGTTGTGGTGAAGACGGGCAACAGCCCCGCGAAGCTCCCCAAGGGCTCGCCGCTGGCAATAGTGGGCGACCCGACCGGCGAGCAGTTCGCCAAGCTCGGCAGCGGCCGCCAGCCGCGCGTCTACGTGCTGGACGCGGCCGGCAAGATCCTGTGGTTCGACATCGAGTACAGCCGCTCGACGCGTCGCGACCTCAAGCAGACGCTGGCGAGCGTCGCGGGCGAGTAGCCCGCCAGGCGGAGGGAGTCCGGCCTTCAGGCCTCACGTTGAAGTCAACGCTTAAGCCTACTCCCGCTCGCCCAGCTTAAGCTTCTCCTGCGTCTGCGCCATGACTTCGATCGCCAGGTCGGCAATGATGGCGCGGCCCTTGGTCAGCCACGCCGCGGCGAACGCCCAGGCGGCCAGCGACTCGAGCCAGAACAGCGCGTTGTAGCGATCGGCCACCGCCCGCCAGTCGCCCCGCAGCAGGAATAGGTAGTAGGCCATCGCCAGCATGCACAGCAGGATCACGACCCCGCTGGTGCGGTAGACGAGGTCGCGGGTCCGCTCGTGCGGCTCTCGTTCGTCGTTGGCGTCGTTGGTGGTCGGGAAGTGGAACAGCGAGTAGAAGGCCAGCGTCGTGAAGAACACCCCGCCGCACAGGCTGTGGACGTAGCCGGTCAGCGACTCCTGGTAGAGGGGGTCGCTGTTGGGGTCCAGCGGGAAGAACGCCACGCCCAGCGCCGAAGCGCAGCCCAGGTTGGCGGTCCAGTCCTCGACCCAGTCGTGCCCCTTGTAGCAGTACAGGAACACGCCGATCGCGCACAGCACGCCGACAAACAGGTTCCGCAGCGGCGTGTGGTAGTAGCTGCTGAGGTTGTCCTGCAGCTCGACGCCGAAGAAGAGCCACCCACCCAGCCCCAGGGCGACGGGCAGCGCCAGCCCGCTGACGCCGATCGCACGGCGGACCGCGACGTACGAGATGACCAGCGGGTGCGTCCTGGCTGGGAAGGGGTCGGCTGCCATTCGCTGCAACGTGCGCAGGGGTCGGTTCGGTGCGGGGGAAAGCACAGAGCCGCGCCCGTCAGGAAGCGGTGCTGATCGCTTCCTGTCAGTCGCGGCTCTGAGTTCTAGTTCTCGGCCGTGGGACGCCTGCGGCGCGTCTAGCTCGGCATCGACTCGATCACCTTGTCGACCAGGCGGTACTCCTTGGCCTCGTCGGCGGACATGAACTTGTCGCGGTCGGTGTCGCGCTGCAGCTCCTCCAGCGTGCGGCCGGTGTGCTGGGCCAGGATGCCGTTGAGCTTGTCCTTGGTCCGCTTGTACTCCTCGGCGTGGATCATAATGTCCTCGGCCGTGCCCTGCATGCCGGCCAGCGGCTGGTGGATCATGATGCGGCTGTTGGGCAGCGCGTGCCGCTTGCCGGCCGTGCCGGCGGCCAGCAGCACCGCGCCCATGCTTGCGCACTGGCCCAGGCAGTAGGTCGCGACGTCGCACGTGACGAACTGCATGGTGTCGTACATCGCCATGCCGGCCGTGACGCTGCCGCCGGGCGAGTTGATGTACAGGTGGATGTCGGCCTTGGGGTCGTCGGACTGCAGGAACAGCATCTGGGCCACGACGTTGTTCGCCACGTCGTCGTTGATGGCGGAGCCCAGCATCACAATCCGGTCGACCAGCAGCCGGCTGTAGATGTCCATCGCCCGCTCTTCGCGGCCGTTCTTGTCGATGACGTAGGGGATCAGGGGCATTGTGTCGTCCGTGGTTTCTAAGCTGGCTTGGCTGGCGTCGGCCGCCGGCAGCTCAAAAGGGGGATTCCGAAGGGGGAAACCGTTTTGGAGAGGCGGGAGGCGTTCGGCGTCTCGCTTCCGCCTTTCCCCTTTGTGTTAGTCGTCTTCGCCCTCTTCCGCTCCGGGCGGCTTGGACATGATCTCGTCGACCACGCCGAAGTCCTTGGCCTCCTGGGCGCTGAGGTAGAAGTCGCGGTCGCGGGCCTTCACCAGCTCGTCGACGGTGCGGCCGCAGTGGTCGGCGAGGATCTGGTCGAGGGCGTCGCGGGT
This genomic interval from Posidoniimonas corsicana contains the following:
- a CDS encoding flotillin family protein — protein: MNASTILLADILGIPSHIFAVAMVVAAAILFLSLLIFVAKFYKRCSSNQVLVIFGKTGKGQAAKTVHGGAAFVIPLIQDYRYLSLDPIQIEIPLRGALSIENIRVNVPSVFTVAVGTTPDVMTNAAIRLLELSTNDIRKQAEEIIFGQLRQVVASMGIEDINRDRDAFLSHIQNSVEPELKKIGLVLINVNITDITDESGYIDAIGRKAAAEAIQSARADVADEEKRGEIRVADAEREKVVSVANATKLREIGTREAEREQAVRLAELQKEQTVGERAADFQREMQVKDAEREKRVAVAEANASAVDGENIAEAKVAKSQATLLVERAEAYERGEARKREAEAAVIEIQNRAMAKAALAEAERVEAEKRAELEAPAKAEKARIVVEAEAEAEKRRLEAQGEAAAIFARLEAQARGEYEILAKKGEGLKQIVAACGGAREAFQLMMLEHLDNLAESSAKAISNIKFDKVVVWENGGKNGRTSTADFLNGMAGTLPPMMSVLKDIGGVEIPESLAKLAGAEDSKTDAKAKAEGNGVATAAADPEGPTDLPPRG
- a CDS encoding DUF998 domain-containing protein, with amino-acid sequence MAADPFPARTHPLVISYVAVRRAIGVSGLALPVALGLGGWLFFGVELQDNLSSYYHTPLRNLFVGVLCAIGVFLYCYKGHDWVEDWTANLGCASALGVAFFPLDPNSDPLYQESLTGYVHSLCGGVFFTTLAFYSLFHFPTTNDANDEREPHERTRDLVYRTSGVVILLCMLAMAYYLFLLRGDWRAVADRYNALFWLESLAAWAFAAAWLTKGRAIIADLAIEVMAQTQEKLKLGERE
- a CDS encoding ATP-dependent Clp protease proteolytic subunit translates to MPLIPYVIDKNGREERAMDIYSRLLVDRIVMLGSAINDDVANNVVAQMLFLQSDDPKADIHLYINSPGGSVTAGMAMYDTMQFVTCDVATYCLGQCASMGAVLLAAGTAGKRHALPNSRIMIHQPLAGMQGTAEDIMIHAEEYKRTKDKLNGILAQHTGRTLEELQRDTDRDKFMSADEAKEYRLVDKVIESMPS